The following proteins are encoded in a genomic region of Gimesia algae:
- a CDS encoding DUF1501 domain-containing protein, with protein sequence MLTVNGYAKQVCSGLTRREALQAGGAGLFGLSLPGVLAAEEVAGAFQNGRAKSVLFLFLFGGPSQLESFDMKPEASSGIRGPFHPIDSRTPGLHISEYLPQTANISDKLCVIRTMTHKHNDHNACHYIQTGHKWTRSAADGGDVNARGTDWPAMGSVVEYLSRRSPDAHQRALPDYVYLPNRLGVLQGLERTGQHAGWLGSAYNAFATDIRKRNAADNPYFRDCTDAELDFRIRGLATKEEMTLDRLNRRSSLLQQFDQANRDFHEDHQYKNYDRIQQRALSLVTSEKMRSAFDIQQESAKLRDRYGRHLFGQSTLMGRRMIEAGARFVTVCWDAPDGYSWDSHRSAHHLQHHLLPGFDQAYSALLTDLEERGLLDETLVVAVGEMGRTPTGTAAWGRGHWSHCFPCLLAGAGVKGGIVYGTSDAEAAYPVDNPVTPEDLAKTIYWSLGIDPELFLPDREDRPIPIIESGTPLKQLFG encoded by the coding sequence ATGCTGACAGTAAACGGGTATGCGAAACAGGTTTGTTCCGGTCTGACGCGACGCGAAGCGTTGCAGGCCGGGGGCGCGGGGTTATTCGGGTTGAGTCTGCCGGGGGTGCTCGCCGCGGAAGAAGTTGCCGGTGCATTTCAGAACGGGCGGGCGAAGTCCGTGCTGTTCCTGTTTCTGTTTGGTGGTCCCAGTCAGCTGGAATCATTCGACATGAAACCGGAAGCATCGAGTGGCATTCGCGGCCCCTTTCATCCGATCGACAGTCGCACGCCGGGCCTGCACATCAGCGAGTATCTGCCACAGACGGCGAACATTTCCGACAAGCTCTGCGTGATCCGCACGATGACGCATAAGCATAACGATCATAACGCCTGCCATTACATTCAGACGGGTCACAAGTGGACGCGTTCTGCCGCCGATGGGGGCGATGTCAATGCCCGAGGCACAGACTGGCCAGCGATGGGAAGTGTCGTGGAATACCTGTCCCGCAGGAGTCCCGATGCCCATCAGCGTGCGCTACCCGATTATGTGTATCTGCCCAATCGGCTGGGAGTGCTGCAGGGACTGGAACGAACCGGGCAACATGCCGGCTGGCTGGGCTCGGCGTATAACGCATTCGCCACCGATATCCGCAAACGCAATGCTGCGGACAATCCGTACTTTCGCGACTGCACGGATGCGGAACTGGATTTCCGGATTCGCGGTCTGGCGACGAAAGAAGAGATGACACTGGATCGGCTGAACCGTCGCAGCAGTCTGCTGCAGCAGTTTGACCAGGCCAATCGGGATTTTCATGAAGACCATCAATATAAAAACTATGATCGCATCCAGCAACGGGCGTTGTCACTGGTGACTTCAGAGAAGATGCGGTCCGCGTTTGATATTCAACAGGAATCAGCAAAATTGCGCGACCGCTACGGGCGGCATCTGTTTGGTCAGTCGACTTTAATGGGACGGCGGATGATTGAAGCGGGAGCCCGTTTTGTGACCGTCTGCTGGGATGCCCCCGATGGATACAGCTGGGACTCGCATCGCAGTGCGCATCATCTGCAGCATCACCTGCTGCCCGGATTTGATCAGGCATATTCAGCGCTGCTGACCGATCTGGAAGAGCGGGGGCTGCTCGATGAAACGCTGGTCGTTGCCGTGGGTGAAATGGGGCGAACTCCCACAGGGACTGCGGCGTGGGGTCGCGGACACTGGTCGCATTGTTTTCCCTGTCTGCTGGCGGGCGCGGGAGTGAAGGGGGGAATCGTATATGGCACCTCGGATGCAGAGGCTGCGTATCCTGTAGACAACCCGGTCACCCCGGAAGATCTGGCAAAGACGATCTACTGGTCGCTGGGCATTGATCCCGAACTGTTTCTGCCCGACCGCGAAGACCGCCCGATCCCCATTATCGAAAGCGGCACACCGCTCAAACAGTTGTTTGGGTAA